The following are encoded in a window of Rhizobium sp. 11515TR genomic DNA:
- a CDS encoding ABC transporter permease, translating to MTVETTQPSLRDWLLSDRPQSRRQARLGRAYVTWRQFSANRLAVIGLLIIIALVLVAALADVIAPHSPVIGDLTNAYLKPPGTPGYLLGTDDLGRDILSRLIYGSRWTLYIVVLVAIISAPIGLIIGMVSGYLGGWVDVILMRITDIFLAFPKLVLALAFAGALGAGIENAVIAIAITSWPPYARLARAETMTVRRSDYIAAVQLMGASPLRIIFRHVMPLCISSVIVRVTLDMAGVILTAAGLGFLGLGAQPPLPEWGVMIASGFKYYLDQWWVAAMPGIAILIVSLGFNLLGDGLRDALDPKESGQ from the coding sequence ATGACTGTCGAGACCACCCAACCCAGCTTGAGGGACTGGCTGCTCTCCGACCGGCCGCAGTCGCGCCGGCAGGCGAGGCTAGGGCGCGCCTATGTCACCTGGCGGCAGTTCTCCGCCAATCGCCTGGCCGTCATCGGACTGCTGATCATTATCGCGCTCGTGCTGGTGGCAGCACTTGCCGATGTCATCGCCCCGCATTCCCCTGTGATCGGCGACCTGACCAATGCCTATCTGAAGCCCCCCGGTACGCCGGGCTATCTTCTCGGTACCGACGATCTCGGGCGCGATATCCTTTCGCGCCTCATCTACGGGTCGCGCTGGACGCTCTATATCGTCGTTCTGGTCGCGATCATCTCGGCGCCGATCGGGCTGATCATCGGCATGGTGTCGGGCTATCTTGGCGGCTGGGTCGATGTGATTCTGATGCGCATCACCGATATCTTCCTCGCCTTCCCGAAACTGGTGCTGGCGCTTGCCTTCGCCGGCGCGCTCGGCGCCGGCATCGAGAACGCCGTCATCGCTATCGCCATCACCTCGTGGCCGCCCTATGCGCGCTTGGCGCGCGCCGAAACGATGACAGTGCGGCGTTCGGACTATATCGCCGCCGTGCAGCTCATGGGCGCTTCGCCGCTGCGTATCATCTTTCGTCATGTCATGCCGCTCTGCATCTCCTCGGTGATCGTCCGCGTTACGCTCGACATGGCCGGCGTGATCCTGACGGCGGCTGGTCTTGGTTTCCTGGGGCTCGGCGCGCAGCCGCCGCTGCCGGAATGGGGCGTCATGATCGCAAGCGGCTTCAAATACTATCTCGATCAATGGTGGGTGGCGGCCATGCCCGGCATCGCGATCCTCATCGTCAGCCTCGGCTTCAACCTGCTCGGCGATGGCCTGCGCGATGCGCTCGATCCGAAGGAGAGCGGGCAATGA
- a CDS encoding ABC transporter permease has product MQVRPKKGRAAPFFMGLLRFLVVAVTTYLGLLAVTFFIGRVIPIDPALAIAGDHAPQQILERLRREMHLDEPLYLQFYYYLVSALSGDFGTSVLTTNPVMDDIRRVFPATMELATVGTIIGAIFGVPFGVLAAVRRNSFIDQIVRVIGLVGYSVPVFWLAMVSLVIFYAKLNWVAYPGRIDIAYEYTFTPITGFFLLDSALQGQWDVFWDVFRHIILPASLLGYFSLAYISRMTRSFMLNELGQEYIVAARAKGLSETRVIWGHALRSAAVPLITVIALSYAGLLEGSVLTEIVFSWPGIGFYITSSLRNADMNAVLGGTIVVGTVFIGINLISDLLYRTLDPRTRRK; this is encoded by the coding sequence ATGCAGGTGCGGCCCAAAAAGGGCCGTGCCGCTCCCTTTTTCATGGGGCTGCTGCGATTCCTCGTCGTGGCCGTCACCACCTATCTCGGCCTTCTGGCCGTCACCTTTTTCATCGGGCGCGTCATACCGATCGATCCGGCGCTGGCGATCGCCGGCGATCACGCGCCACAGCAGATACTGGAGCGCCTGCGGCGCGAGATGCATCTCGATGAGCCGCTTTATCTGCAGTTCTATTATTATCTCGTGAGCGCTCTGAGCGGTGATTTTGGGACGTCGGTTCTGACGACCAATCCGGTCATGGATGACATCAGGCGCGTTTTCCCCGCGACGATGGAGCTCGCGACGGTCGGCACGATCATTGGCGCCATCTTCGGGGTTCCCTTCGGCGTGCTTGCCGCGGTGCGCCGTAACAGCTTCATCGACCAGATCGTCCGCGTCATCGGCCTCGTCGGCTATTCCGTGCCAGTCTTCTGGCTGGCCATGGTCTCGCTCGTCATCTTCTATGCGAAGCTGAACTGGGTCGCCTATCCTGGTCGCATCGACATCGCCTATGAATATACCTTCACGCCAATCACGGGCTTTTTCCTGCTTGATAGCGCGCTGCAGGGGCAATGGGACGTCTTCTGGGACGTGTTCCGCCACATCATCCTACCGGCGTCGCTGCTCGGCTATTTCTCGCTTGCCTATATCAGCCGCATGACCCGTAGCTTCATGCTGAACGAACTGGGCCAGGAATATATCGTCGCGGCCCGCGCCAAGGGCCTGTCCGAGACGCGGGTAATATGGGGCCATGCGCTGCGCAGCGCCGCCGTGCCCTTGATCACGGTGATCGCGCTTTCTTATGCCGGGCTGCTCGAAGGATCCGTGCTGACGGAGATCGTCTTCTCCTGGCCGGGCATCGGTTTCTATATCACCAGCTCGCTGCGCAATGCCGACATGAATGCCGTTCTCGGCGGCACGATCGTCGTCGGCACGGTGTTCATCGGCATCAATCTGATTTCCGATCTTCTGTATCGGACGCTCGACCCAAGGACCCGACGTAAATGA
- a CDS encoding ABC transporter substrate-binding protein has product MMMTKMNRGFRALSAGVALSLLLMAAPNAYAATPKDTLVEGFAFDDILSMDPAEAYELSAAEITGNTYSLLVRLDIDDTSKIKGDLAESWSVSDDHLTYTFKLKPGLKFASGNPITAEDVAWSFERVVKLNKSPAFILTQFGLTGDNVTEKAKATDANTFTFTVDKPYAPSFVLNCLTATVAEVVDKKLVLQHVKPATPTADYKYDNDFGNSWLKTGFAGSGPFKLREWRANEAVVLERNDNYYGEKAKLNRVIYRFMKESSAQRLALENGDIDIARNLSPTDLQAVEKNAQLASTSAPKGTIYYMSLNQKNANLAKPEVQQAFKYLVDYDAIGKTLIKGIGEIHQTFEPKGMLGSLDENPFKLDVAKAKELLAKAGLPNGFSITMDVRSIEPDTGIATAIQQTLGQAGIKVEIIPGDGKQKLTKYRARNHDIYFGNWGPDYWDPHSNADTFTTNDDNSDTSSNKTLVWRNTWTTPELEKLAKAALFEGDAAKRGAMYQDIQKKFLEASPFIILYQQTEVAGYRKDVKDFKLGPSFDNNFVWPISK; this is encoded by the coding sequence ATGATGATGACCAAGATGAACCGCGGTTTCCGCGCACTGTCTGCCGGCGTGGCTCTCTCGCTTCTGCTGATGGCGGCGCCGAACGCATATGCCGCGACGCCCAAGGACACGCTGGTCGAGGGCTTTGCCTTCGACGATATTCTCAGCATGGATCCGGCCGAAGCCTATGAGCTGTCGGCTGCCGAAATCACCGGCAACACTTATAGCCTGCTCGTCCGCCTCGACATCGACGATACGTCCAAGATCAAGGGTGACCTTGCCGAGAGCTGGTCGGTTTCCGACGATCACCTGACCTATACGTTCAAGCTGAAGCCCGGCCTGAAGTTCGCGTCCGGCAACCCGATCACGGCCGAAGACGTTGCATGGTCCTTCGAGCGCGTCGTCAAGCTCAACAAGAGCCCCGCCTTCATTCTCACCCAGTTCGGTCTGACCGGCGACAATGTGACGGAGAAGGCCAAGGCGACCGATGCGAACACCTTCACCTTCACTGTCGACAAGCCCTATGCGCCGAGCTTCGTGCTGAACTGCCTGACGGCGACCGTTGCCGAAGTGGTCGACAAGAAGCTGGTTCTGCAGCATGTAAAGCCTGCAACACCGACCGCCGACTACAAATACGACAACGATTTCGGCAACAGCTGGCTGAAGACCGGCTTTGCCGGTTCCGGTCCGTTCAAGCTGCGTGAATGGCGCGCCAACGAGGCCGTTGTGCTGGAGCGCAACGACAATTACTACGGCGAAAAGGCGAAGCTGAACCGCGTCATCTATCGCTTCATGAAGGAAAGCTCGGCACAGCGTCTGGCGCTTGAAAACGGCGATATCGATATCGCCCGTAACCTGTCTCCGACTGACCTTCAGGCTGTCGAGAAGAACGCGCAGCTTGCTTCGACCAGCGCGCCGAAGGGCACCATCTACTATATGAGCCTCAACCAGAAGAACGCCAATCTCGCCAAGCCGGAAGTGCAGCAGGCGTTCAAGTATCTGGTCGACTACGATGCCATCGGCAAGACGCTGATCAAGGGCATCGGCGAAATCCACCAGACCTTCGAACCGAAGGGCATGCTCGGCTCGCTGGATGAAAACCCGTTCAAGCTCGATGTCGCCAAGGCTAAGGAGTTGCTGGCCAAGGCAGGCCTGCCCAATGGTTTCTCGATCACCATGGACGTGCGCAGCATCGAGCCGGATACGGGCATCGCGACTGCGATCCAGCAGACGCTCGGCCAGGCCGGCATCAAGGTGGAGATCATCCCCGGTGACGGAAAGCAGAAGCTGACGAAGTATCGTGCCCGCAACCACGATATCTACTTCGGCAACTGGGGCCCGGATTATTGGGACCCCCATTCCAACGCCGATACCTTCACCACCAACGACGACAATTCCGATACCAGCAGCAACAAAACGCTGGTCTGGCGCAACACGTGGACCACTCCCGAACTGGAGAAGCTCGCCAAGGCTGCACTCTTTGAAGGCGATGCGGCCAAGCGTGGCGCCATGTATCAGGACATCCAGAAGAAATTCCTGGAAGCAAGCCCCTTCATCATCCTCTATCAGCAGACGGAAGTCGCCGGCTATCGCAAGGACGTAAAGGACTTTAAGCTTGGTCCGAGCTTTGACAACAACTTCGTCTGGCCGATCTCCAAGTGA
- a CDS encoding dipeptidase has product MQAVFDGHNDVLLRLWHHARDGADPIAEFRDGTSSGHIDAPRAKAGGLAGGLCAIYIPSGDLVFADPDSNGHYATPLAAPLERAPSLDIALDMAAIALRLDRAGAWKLCRSTAEIRDCMEKSIFAAVMHMEGCEAIDADLVALETFYAAGLRSLGPVWSRNNVFAHGVPFAYPSSPDTGPGLTEAGFALVRACNQLGILVDLAHITEKGFWDVAKTSDQPLVASHSNAHALTPVARNLTDKQLDAIKESHGIVGLNYATAMLRDDARSDADTPIEAMVRHVDHLVGRLGIDCVGLGSDFDGATIPAEIGDAAGNQKLIEALRNAGYGEADLVKLCRENWLRVLASAWKEGSR; this is encoded by the coding sequence ATGCAAGCCGTATTCGATGGTCACAACGACGTTCTCCTGAGGCTCTGGCATCACGCGCGCGACGGCGCCGACCCGATCGCTGAATTCCGGGACGGAACGTCGAGCGGTCACATCGATGCGCCGCGGGCCAAGGCTGGCGGTTTGGCCGGCGGGCTCTGCGCCATCTATATTCCGTCGGGCGATCTCGTTTTCGCCGATCCCGATAGCAACGGCCATTATGCTACGCCTTTAGCGGCCCCGCTGGAGCGGGCGCCTTCTCTCGACATCGCGCTGGACATGGCTGCGATCGCGCTGCGGCTCGACCGCGCCGGCGCCTGGAAGCTCTGCCGGTCCACGGCCGAGATTCGCGACTGCATGGAGAAAAGCATTTTCGCTGCCGTCATGCACATGGAAGGCTGCGAAGCGATCGATGCCGATCTCGTCGCACTCGAAACTTTCTATGCCGCCGGCTTGCGCTCGCTCGGCCCGGTCTGGAGCCGTAACAATGTCTTTGCCCATGGCGTGCCCTTCGCCTATCCGAGTTCGCCGGATACCGGACCTGGCCTCACCGAGGCCGGCTTCGCGCTGGTGCGCGCCTGCAACCAGCTCGGCATCCTCGTCGATCTCGCCCACATCACCGAAAAAGGCTTCTGGGATGTGGCGAAGACTTCGGACCAGCCGCTCGTCGCGAGCCATTCCAATGCCCATGCCCTGACGCCTGTCGCACGCAATCTCACCGACAAGCAGCTCGACGCCATCAAGGAGAGCCACGGCATCGTCGGCCTCAACTATGCGACGGCGATGCTGCGCGACGATGCGCGCTCGGATGCCGACACGCCGATCGAGGCGATGGTTCGGCATGTCGATCATCTCGTCGGGCGTCTCGGCATCGATTGCGTCGGCCTCGGATCGGATTTCGACGGTGCGACGATTCCGGCCGAGATCGGCGATGCCGCAGGCAACCAGAAGCTGATTGAAGCCCTTCGCAACGCTGGTTATGGTGAGGCCGATCTTGTAAAGCTGTGCAGGGAGAACTGGCTTCGGGTCCTGGCGTCCGCCTGGAAGGAAGGCAGCCGGTAA
- a CDS encoding ABC transporter permease: MVSKVAEATAPAVTRPRRRRVPPELGIFLVLIGIALLCEILGWIFVGQSFLMNLQRLKIMILQVSVIGIISVGVTQVIITGGIDLSSGSVVGLTAMVAASFAQSSTWARAVYPALTDMPFFVPIGIGLLIGLLAGYINGQLITKTKIPPFIATLGMMVSARGLSKLYTKGQPISGLTDQFNFIGSGIWPVVVFLIIAVLFHVVLRYTRYGKFTYAIGANVQAARVSGINVEAHLVKVYAIAGLLAGLAGIITAARVQTAQAGMGVNYELDAIAAAVIGGTSLTGGVGRIAGTVIGTVILGVMISGFTFLNVDAYYQEIAKGFIIVAAVAIDVYRQKKRAKR, translated from the coding sequence ATGGTTAGCAAAGTTGCAGAGGCGACCGCCCCGGCGGTCACACGGCCAAGACGTCGCCGTGTGCCGCCCGAACTCGGCATCTTCCTGGTGCTGATCGGCATCGCGCTCCTCTGCGAGATCCTCGGCTGGATCTTCGTCGGCCAGAGTTTCCTGATGAACCTGCAGCGCCTGAAGATCATGATCCTGCAAGTCTCGGTCATCGGCATCATCTCGGTCGGCGTGACGCAGGTCATCATCACCGGCGGTATCGACCTCTCGTCCGGCTCCGTCGTCGGCCTGACGGCCATGGTCGCCGCGAGCTTTGCCCAGTCGTCGACATGGGCAAGGGCCGTCTATCCCGCGCTGACCGACATGCCCTTCTTCGTGCCGATCGGCATCGGCCTGCTGATCGGCCTGCTTGCCGGCTATATCAACGGGCAGCTGATCACGAAAACGAAGATCCCGCCCTTCATCGCGACGCTCGGCATGATGGTCTCGGCCCGTGGCCTGTCGAAGCTCTACACCAAAGGCCAGCCGATCTCGGGCCTGACCGACCAGTTCAATTTCATCGGGTCGGGAATCTGGCCCGTCGTCGTCTTCCTCATCATCGCGGTCCTCTTCCATGTCGTGCTGCGCTACACGCGCTACGGCAAGTTCACCTATGCGATCGGCGCCAATGTGCAGGCGGCGCGCGTATCGGGCATCAATGTCGAGGCGCATCTGGTCAAGGTCTATGCGATTGCCGGGCTTCTGGCGGGGCTCGCCGGCATCATCACGGCTGCCCGCGTGCAGACGGCGCAGGCCGGCATGGGTGTGAACTACGAGCTGGATGCGATCGCGGCTGCGGTCATCGGCGGCACGTCGCTGACCGGCGGCGTCGGTCGCATCGCCGGCACAGTGATCGGCACCGTCATTCTCGGTGTCATGATCTCCGGCTTCACCTTCCTCAATGTCGATGCCTATTACCAGGAAATCGCCAAAGGCTTCATCATCGTCGCGGCTGTTGCCATCGACGTCTACCGCCAGAAGAAGCGGGCCAAGCGCTGA